A single window of Schistosoma mansoni strain Puerto Rico chromosome 7, complete genome DNA harbors:
- a CDS encoding putative groes chaperonin has translation MAARAFKKFAPLYDRVLVQRFEAETRSKGGIMIPEKAKGKVLEATVVAHGPGSRNEKGEVVPVCVNVGDKVFLPEYGGTKVVLDENEYFLFRETDILAKFEN, from the exons ATG GCTGCTCGTGCATTTAAAAAGTTCGCCCCTCTTTATGACCGAGTTCTGGTCCAACGTTTTGAGGCTGAAACCAGAAGTAAAGGTGGGATCATGATACCAGAGAAAGCTAAAGGCAAGGTTCTTGAAGCAACTGTGGTTGCACATGGTCCTGGATCGAGAAATGAa AAAGGTGAAGTTGTCCCTGTGTGTGTCAATGTTGGTGACAAAGTTTTCCTTCCTGAGTACGGTGGTACTAAAGTCGTACTGGACGAAAAT GAGTATTTCCTTTTCCGCGAAACTGACATTTTGGCCAAATTCGAAAATTGA